Proteins co-encoded in one Cinclus cinclus chromosome Z, bCinCin1.1, whole genome shotgun sequence genomic window:
- the PRLR gene encoding prolactin receptor isoform X2, with translation MKQRIISSVQIILQLALTTVGLTGQTYPGKPKIIRCRSLEKETFSCWWKPGSDGGLPNNYTLFYSKDSEEKIYECPDYLTSGPNSCYFDKNHTNPWTTYIITVMATNEIGSNSSDPQHVDVTSIVQPDAPVDLSLETNTSANLSYLWAKWSPPPLADASSNSHVYHYELRLKPEEKEEWETVSVGMQTHYEVSSLQAGVKYFVQVRCKLDLGEWSKWSSERSIQIPKERLPPEKPTIIKCRSPEKETFTCWWKPASDGGLLTNHTLLYSKEGEEKVYECPDYKTAGPNSCYFDKKHTSFWTIYNITVRATNEMGSNVSDPHYVDVTYIVQPDPPVNITLELKKSIKRKPYLVLTWSPPPLADVRSGWLTLEYELRLKPEEGEEWETIFVGQQTQCKMFSLNPGKRYIVQIHCKPDHHGLWSEWSPEMYIEIPTDFRVKDMVVWIIVGVLSSLICLIMSWIMIMKGYRMMAFILPPVPGPKIKGIDTHLLETGKSEELLSALGCHGFPPSSDYEELLIEYLEVEDSEDQQLMPSHDTPSKNTKIILKETDSDSGRGSCDSPSLLSVKCRESRGLPSTLQTQDVRAKEKKGGKGSWETRCTASEQKMLPCNSESMKSCTWLAAQLPGNQAAMFAYHSTVEAFRITLNTTNVNTSPVLVGNEENRQPLYPIAETVYDDVEKISEMEYSKTDQTTVQVRQNQQNDRSPFLNPKVMDYVEVHKVRQDEEPTLLLKHKENSGKTKKSTVPGTSKEYTKVSTVVDHHILVLLPDQRTQNTPVSQEPVAETSQNPQESQAEKNTGYSMTAPSDSRGDTSGSDYMDPSSFMPSFK, from the exons ATGAAACAGAGAATCATTTCCTCAgttcaaattattttgcagcTGGCTTTGACTACAGTTGGTCTGACTG GTCAAACGTACCCTGGAAAACCTAAGATAATAAGATGTCGTTCTCTAGAAAAGGAAACTTTTTCGTGTTGGTGGAAGCCTGGCTCAGATGGAGGACTTCCTAACAATTACACCCTGTTCTACAGTAAGGACAG tgaagaaaaaatcTATGAATGTCCAGACTACCTAACCTCAGGTCCAAATTCCTGCTACTTCGATAAAAACCACACTAATCCCTGGACAACATATATTATCACTGTAATGGCAACAAATGAGATTGGAAGTAACAGCTCAGATCCTCAGCATGTGGATGTAACTTCCATAG TTCAGCCAGATGCTCCTGTGGACCTCTCTCTAGAAACAAACACATCTGCTAACCTGTCATACCTTTGGGCAAAATGGTCTCCACCCCCATTAGCTGATGCTAGCTCTAATTCACATGTATATCACTACGAGCTACGACTAAAacctgaggaaaaggaagagtgGGAG acagTATCTGTAGGAATGCAGACACACTATGAGGTGAGCAGCCTGCAAGCTGGGGTGAAGTACTTTGTTCAGGTGCGTTGCAAGTTAGACCTTGGAGAGTGGAGCAAGTGGAGCTCGGAAAGAAGCATCCAGATCCCTAAAG AACGGTTACCTCCTGAAAAGCCTACAATAATAAAGTGCCGTTCTcctgaaaaggaaacatttacTTGTTGGTGGAAACCTGCTTCAGATGGAGGACTCTTGACCAACCATACTTTGCTTTACAGCAAAGAGGG agaagaaaaagtttaTGAATGTCCAGATTACAAAACTGCAGGCCCTAATTCATGCTACTTTGATAAAAAGCACACCTCTTTCTGGACCATATACAATATAACTGTGAGGGCAACTAATGAAATGGGAAGTAATGTCTCTGATCCTCATTACGTAGATGTGACTTACATAG TACAGCCAGATCCTCCTGTGAATATTACTCTGGAATTAAAAAAGTCAATAAAGAGAAAACCGTATCTGGTGCTGACATGGTCACCACCCCCACTAGCTGATGTCAGATCTGGATGGCTTACCCTTGAATATGAATTGCGACTAAAGCCTGAAGAAGGAGAGGAATGGGAG actATTTTTGTTGGACAGCAAACACAATGTAAAATGTTTAGTTTAAATCCTGGAAAGAGGTACATTGTGCAGATTCACTGCAAACCAGACCACCATGGATTGTGGAGTGAGTGGAGCCCAGAAATGTATATTGAGATCCCTACTG ACTTTAGAGTAAAAGATATGGTTGTGTGGATCATCGTTGGTGTCCTATCATCTCTTATCTGTTTAATCATGAGCTGGATAATGATTATGAAAGGGTACAG aatgatGGCCTTTATCCTGCCACCAGTTCCAGGACCAAAGATAAAAGGCATAGATACACATCTGCTGGAG ACAGGAAAATCTGAAGAATTACTGAGTGCTCTTGGTTGCCATGGTTTCCCTCCATCATCAGACTATGAGGAACTACTGATAGAATATCTGGAGGTAGAGGACAGTGAGGATCAGCAACTCATGCCGAGTCATGACACTCCCagtaaaaacacaaaaattataCTGAAGGAAACAGACAGTGACTCAGGCCGAGGGAGCTGTGATAgcccttctctcctctctgtgAAGTGCAGGGAGTCCCGTGGCCTTCCATCTACTCTTCAGACACAAGATGTAAgagctaaagaaaagaaaggaggaaaagggagctGGGAAACTCGGTGTACAGCCTCCGAACAGAAAATGCTCCCTTGTAACAGTGAGAGTATGAAGTCGTGCACGTGGCTGGCAGCTCAGTTACCCGGTAATCAGGCTGCTATGTTTGCCTACCACAGCACTGTGGAGGCATTCAGGATAACACTGAACACCACAAATGTGAACACTTCACCAGTTTtggtgggaaatgaagaaaatcGTCAGCCACTATATCCTATTGCTGAAACTGTGTATGATGATGTGGAAAAGATAAGCGAGATGGAGTATTCCAAAACTGACCAAACCACAGTGCAGGTCagacaaaaccaacaaaatgaCAGATCACCTTTCCTGAATCCTAAAGTAATGGACTATGTAGAAGTTCATAAAGTCAGACAAGATGAGGAACCAACACTGTTACtgaaacataaagaaaatagtGGAAAGACCAAAAAAAGCACTGTTCCAGGAACCAGCAAAGAATATACCAAGGTCTCAACAGTTGTGGACCATCACATTTTAGTATTACTGCCAGATCAGCGCACCCAGAACACACCTGTATCTCAAGAACCTGTAGCAGAAACATCTCAGAACCCTCAGGAAAGTCAAGCTGAGAAGAATACAGGCTACAGCATGACAGCTCCAAGTGATTCCAGAGGAGACACCAGTGGATCAGACTACATGGACCCATCTTCCTTTATGCCCTCCTTTAAATAA
- the PRLR gene encoding prolactin receptor isoform X1, which yields MKQRIISSVQIILQLALTTVGLTGQTYPGKPKIIRCRSLEKETFSCWWKPGSDGGLPNNYTLFYSKDSEEKIYECPDYLTSGPNSCYFDKNHTNPWTTYIITVMATNEIGSNSSDPQHVDVTSIVQPDAPVDLSLETNTSANLSYLWAKWSPPPLADASSNSHVYHYELRLKPEEKEEWEETVSVGMQTHYEVSSLQAGVKYFVQVRCKLDLGEWSKWSSERSIQIPKERLPPEKPTIIKCRSPEKETFTCWWKPASDGGLLTNHTLLYSKEGEEKVYECPDYKTAGPNSCYFDKKHTSFWTIYNITVRATNEMGSNVSDPHYVDVTYIVQPDPPVNITLELKKSIKRKPYLVLTWSPPPLADVRSGWLTLEYELRLKPEEGEEWETIFVGQQTQCKMFSLNPGKRYIVQIHCKPDHHGLWSEWSPEMYIEIPTDFRVKDMVVWIIVGVLSSLICLIMSWIMIMKGYRMMAFILPPVPGPKIKGIDTHLLETGKSEELLSALGCHGFPPSSDYEELLIEYLEVEDSEDQQLMPSHDTPSKNTKIILKETDSDSGRGSCDSPSLLSVKCRESRGLPSTLQTQDVRAKEKKGGKGSWETRCTASEQKMLPCNSESMKSCTWLAAQLPGNQAAMFAYHSTVEAFRITLNTTNVNTSPVLVGNEENRQPLYPIAETVYDDVEKISEMEYSKTDQTTVQVRQNQQNDRSPFLNPKVMDYVEVHKVRQDEEPTLLLKHKENSGKTKKSTVPGTSKEYTKVSTVVDHHILVLLPDQRTQNTPVSQEPVAETSQNPQESQAEKNTGYSMTAPSDSRGDTSGSDYMDPSSFMPSFK from the exons ATGAAACAGAGAATCATTTCCTCAgttcaaattattttgcagcTGGCTTTGACTACAGTTGGTCTGACTG GTCAAACGTACCCTGGAAAACCTAAGATAATAAGATGTCGTTCTCTAGAAAAGGAAACTTTTTCGTGTTGGTGGAAGCCTGGCTCAGATGGAGGACTTCCTAACAATTACACCCTGTTCTACAGTAAGGACAG tgaagaaaaaatcTATGAATGTCCAGACTACCTAACCTCAGGTCCAAATTCCTGCTACTTCGATAAAAACCACACTAATCCCTGGACAACATATATTATCACTGTAATGGCAACAAATGAGATTGGAAGTAACAGCTCAGATCCTCAGCATGTGGATGTAACTTCCATAG TTCAGCCAGATGCTCCTGTGGACCTCTCTCTAGAAACAAACACATCTGCTAACCTGTCATACCTTTGGGCAAAATGGTCTCCACCCCCATTAGCTGATGCTAGCTCTAATTCACATGTATATCACTACGAGCTACGACTAAAacctgaggaaaaggaagagtgGGAG GAA acagTATCTGTAGGAATGCAGACACACTATGAGGTGAGCAGCCTGCAAGCTGGGGTGAAGTACTTTGTTCAGGTGCGTTGCAAGTTAGACCTTGGAGAGTGGAGCAAGTGGAGCTCGGAAAGAAGCATCCAGATCCCTAAAG AACGGTTACCTCCTGAAAAGCCTACAATAATAAAGTGCCGTTCTcctgaaaaggaaacatttacTTGTTGGTGGAAACCTGCTTCAGATGGAGGACTCTTGACCAACCATACTTTGCTTTACAGCAAAGAGGG agaagaaaaagtttaTGAATGTCCAGATTACAAAACTGCAGGCCCTAATTCATGCTACTTTGATAAAAAGCACACCTCTTTCTGGACCATATACAATATAACTGTGAGGGCAACTAATGAAATGGGAAGTAATGTCTCTGATCCTCATTACGTAGATGTGACTTACATAG TACAGCCAGATCCTCCTGTGAATATTACTCTGGAATTAAAAAAGTCAATAAAGAGAAAACCGTATCTGGTGCTGACATGGTCACCACCCCCACTAGCTGATGTCAGATCTGGATGGCTTACCCTTGAATATGAATTGCGACTAAAGCCTGAAGAAGGAGAGGAATGGGAG actATTTTTGTTGGACAGCAAACACAATGTAAAATGTTTAGTTTAAATCCTGGAAAGAGGTACATTGTGCAGATTCACTGCAAACCAGACCACCATGGATTGTGGAGTGAGTGGAGCCCAGAAATGTATATTGAGATCCCTACTG ACTTTAGAGTAAAAGATATGGTTGTGTGGATCATCGTTGGTGTCCTATCATCTCTTATCTGTTTAATCATGAGCTGGATAATGATTATGAAAGGGTACAG aatgatGGCCTTTATCCTGCCACCAGTTCCAGGACCAAAGATAAAAGGCATAGATACACATCTGCTGGAG ACAGGAAAATCTGAAGAATTACTGAGTGCTCTTGGTTGCCATGGTTTCCCTCCATCATCAGACTATGAGGAACTACTGATAGAATATCTGGAGGTAGAGGACAGTGAGGATCAGCAACTCATGCCGAGTCATGACACTCCCagtaaaaacacaaaaattataCTGAAGGAAACAGACAGTGACTCAGGCCGAGGGAGCTGTGATAgcccttctctcctctctgtgAAGTGCAGGGAGTCCCGTGGCCTTCCATCTACTCTTCAGACACAAGATGTAAgagctaaagaaaagaaaggaggaaaagggagctGGGAAACTCGGTGTACAGCCTCCGAACAGAAAATGCTCCCTTGTAACAGTGAGAGTATGAAGTCGTGCACGTGGCTGGCAGCTCAGTTACCCGGTAATCAGGCTGCTATGTTTGCCTACCACAGCACTGTGGAGGCATTCAGGATAACACTGAACACCACAAATGTGAACACTTCACCAGTTTtggtgggaaatgaagaaaatcGTCAGCCACTATATCCTATTGCTGAAACTGTGTATGATGATGTGGAAAAGATAAGCGAGATGGAGTATTCCAAAACTGACCAAACCACAGTGCAGGTCagacaaaaccaacaaaatgaCAGATCACCTTTCCTGAATCCTAAAGTAATGGACTATGTAGAAGTTCATAAAGTCAGACAAGATGAGGAACCAACACTGTTACtgaaacataaagaaaatagtGGAAAGACCAAAAAAAGCACTGTTCCAGGAACCAGCAAAGAATATACCAAGGTCTCAACAGTTGTGGACCATCACATTTTAGTATTACTGCCAGATCAGCGCACCCAGAACACACCTGTATCTCAAGAACCTGTAGCAGAAACATCTCAGAACCCTCAGGAAAGTCAAGCTGAGAAGAATACAGGCTACAGCATGACAGCTCCAAGTGATTCCAGAGGAGACACCAGTGGATCAGACTACATGGACCCATCTTCCTTTATGCCCTCCTTTAAATAA